In Rhinopithecus roxellana isolate Shanxi Qingling chromosome 16, ASM756505v1, whole genome shotgun sequence, a single genomic region encodes these proteins:
- the LOC104672437 gene encoding interleukin-21 receptor-like: protein MLRGWAAPLLLLLLQGGWGCPDLVCYTDYLQTVICILEMWNLHPSMLTLTWQDQYGELKDEATSCSLHRSAHNATCATYTCHMDVFHFMADDIFSVNITDHSGNYSQECGSFLLAESKNLEKLTTLCC, encoded by the exons ATGCTGCGTGGCTGGGCCGCCCCcttgctcctgctgctgctccagGGAG GCTGGGGCTGCCCCGACCTCGTCTGCTACACCGATTACCTCCAGACGGTCATCTGCATCCTGGAGATGTGGAACCTCCACCCCAGCATGCTCACCCTTACCTG GCAAGACCAGTATGGAGAGCTGAAGGACGAGGCCACCTCCTGCAGCCTCCACAGGTCGGCCCACAATGCCACGTGCGCCACCTACACCTGCCACATGGATGTATTCCACTTCATGGCCGACGACATTTTCAGTGTCAACATCACAGACCACTCTGGCAACTACTCCCAGGAGTGTGGCAGCTTTCTCCTGGCTGAGAGCA aaaacttagaaaagcTGACCACCCTGTGCTGCTAG